A DNA window from Drosophila virilis strain 15010-1051.87 chromosome 4, Dvir_AGI_RSII-ME, whole genome shotgun sequence contains the following coding sequences:
- the LOC6628773 gene encoding uncharacterized protein, which translates to MPGAGAKCALLLVIGLLLGSILLPAQIEAYSQVLVSGTDQGPRIFKALNTDLIFPKTFNSSENVVSTTTTTTTTTALPLPIPYNHQPEPAAASETPSAVFVTPLSPTKPELQETSSEAPPLALVEAASTGRAVDYRTTYPFGQLITPLIKTGRPQQFSSKPRPSQNRIYPKGSRYQAPNGGYKRGQIADRFAPGQAVASNIFKEQHQHDPHDHSHGGKLALGSNVVPSYLSTKDTYSFPPLNTKYPSPAQDPKAAQPSDTISSYLPPASGNDLSNAGYVYPGPVMGSSGYTYPNPGNGDKNTAASTTSSVPAAQPDDDPGNDDTIGVLPASAQDNAPPANNQAGKDAGGAGADGDAPDAGGDGGDTDNGGNAGGDDAPLPALQTDGAQPSDDNKYDPSMEYATPPPGWLEAHPESAAPKPADHDHDHSHDHDHIHDHDHGHDYPEHPHPPPHFHDHHHDHFPDHYPDVFPSYPDVSYPELIYDDHHPHHHHHHVEPPPPPPPPPPPPPPPTEPPPPPPPPPEPRVKKYSYFYIGRKLWYIPLYFTVWFSFYILWLIIKSIGRHKVNLPNHYVTRRSLPDYTEQSRDEYINDMTVKVLEHIDNFKQKYLN; encoded by the exons ATGCCAGGAGCCGGCGCCAAGTGTGCGCTGCTTTTGGTCATTGGCCTGCTGCTGGGCTCCATCCTGTTGCCCGCGCAGATTGAGGCCTACTCCCAGGTGCTGGTCAGTGGCACGGATCAGGGACCGCGCATATTTAAGGCGCTAAACACGGATTTGATATTTCCTAAAAC CTTTAATTCGAGCGAAAATGTGGTGtccacgacgacgacgacaacaacaacaactgcattgCCGCTGCCGATACCATATAATCACCAGCCGGAGCCGGCTGCTGCCTCGGAGACGCCGTCCGCCGTCTTTGTTACGCCCTTGAGCCCAACGAAGCCGGAGCTGCAGGAAACGTCCAGCGAGGCGCCGCCGCTGGCCCTGGTAGAGGCGGCCTCCACTGGCCGTGCTGTGGACTATCGCACCACGTATCCATTTGGTCAGCTCATAACGCCGCTGATCAAGACCGGGCGGCCGCAGCAATTCAGTTCCAAGCCGCGTCCCTCACAGAATCGCATCTACCCAAAAGGTAGTCGCTATCAGGCGCCAAATGGTGGCTACAAGCGCG GTCAAATTGCCGATCGTTTTGCGCCTGGCCAGGCTGTTGCCTCGAATATATTCAAGGAGCAGCATCAGCACGATCCGCACGACCACAGCCATGGCGGCAAATTGGCACTTGGCTCGAATGTGGTGCCCTCGTATCTGTCCACCAAGGATACGTACTCCTTTCCGCCGCTCAACACAAAATACCCATCGCCGGCGCAGGATCCCAAGGCGGCACAGCCCTCGGATACGATATCTAGTTATTTGCCGCCAGCTTCGGGCAACGATTTAAGCAATGCGGGCTACGTATATCCTGGTCCTGTGATGGGCTCCTCGGGCTATACGTATCCGAATCCTGGTAATGGTGATAAAAATACCGCCGCTAGCACAACCAGCTCGGTACCCGCCGCACAGCCAGACGACGATCCGGGCAACGATGACACGATTGGCGTGCTACCTGCCAGTGCGCAGGATAACGCACCGCCAGCCAATAATCAAGCTGGCAAGGATGCTGGTGGTGCAGGTGCAGATGGAGATGCTCCAGATGCTGGCGGGGACGGCGGCGACACTGACAATGGTGGTAATGCGGGCGGCGACGATGCGCCTCTGCCAGCCCTGCAAACTGATGGTGCTCAACCAAGTGACGACAACAAGTACGATCCTAGTATGGAGTATGCAACTCCGCCGCCTGGCTGGCTGGAGGCGCATCCGGAATCAGCGGCACCAAAGCCGGCAGATCACGATCATGACCACAGTCACGATCACGATCACATTCATGATCATGATCATGGTCACGACTATCCCGAGCATCCGCATCCACCGCCGCACTTCCATGATCATCATCACGATCATTTTCCCGATCATTATCCGGACGTTTTTCCATCCTATCCGGATGTCTCTTATCCGGAACTGATATACGATGATCACCAtccgcatcatcatcatcaccacgtggagccaccaccaccgcctccaccgccgccgccaccaccgccgccaccaACTGAACCTCCACCGCCGCCCCCACCCCCGCCAGAACCACGTGTCAAAAAGTACAGTTACTTCTACATTGGTCGCAAGCTCTGGTACATACCTTTGTACTTCACCGTCTGGTTCAGCTTCTATATTCTGTGGCTAATCATCAAGTCCATTGGACGCCACAAGGTCAACTTGCCAAATCACTACGTTACGCGGCGCAGCTTGCCCGACTATACGGAGCAGAGTCGGGACGAGTACATTAACGATATGACGGTTAAGGTGCTGGAGCATATAGATAATTTTAAGCAAAAGTATTTGAACTGA
- the Dim1 gene encoding thioredoxin-like protein 4A produces the protein MSYMLPHLHNGWQVDQAILSEEDRVVVIRFGHDWDPACMKMDEVMYSIAEKVKNFAVIYLVDITEVPDFNKMYELYDPCTVMFFFRNKHIMIDLGTGNNNKINWPLEDKQEMIDIVETVYRGARKGRGLVVSPKDYSTKYRY, from the exons ATGTCGTATATGTTACCGCATTTACACAATGGCTGGCAAGTGGACCAGGCCATACTCTCAGAGGAGGACCGAGTCGTT GTCATACGCTTTGGACACGATTGGGATCCGGCGTGCATGAAAATGGACGAGGTGATGTACAGCATTGCCGAGAAGGTTAAAAACTTTGCCGTCATCTATTTGGTGGACATAACCGAGGTGCCCGATTTCAATAAAATGTACGAACTGTACGATCCATGCACGGTCATGTTCTTTTTCCGCAACAAACATATTATGATTGATTTGGGCACcggtaataacaacaaaatcaactggCCGCTGGAGGATAAACAGGAAATGATTGACATTGTGGAGACGGTATATCGTGGCGCACGTAAAGGTCGTGGCTTGGTAGTTTCGCCCAAGGATTACTCAACCAAATATAGATACTaa